One genomic segment of Thermoplasmata archaeon includes these proteins:
- a CDS encoding MBL fold metallo-hydrolase has protein sequence MGYSVHRLNGVGLEANAYLLECKRPLLIDVGTGARLDELLRDLRAILGDRRLELLALTHMHFDHTGGAASLQEATGAEAIAHPPDSSALADGDGEMTCAFWLGESQRPILVREVREGEKIELGDATLEVLHTPGHSAGSMALFDRRSRSLFSGDTVFTGGGVGRCDLPTGNAGQLIASLERLLSLGLRNLYPGHGPCAEGDGSAHIELGLRMARSLF, from the coding sequence ATGGGATACAGCGTCCACAGGCTCAACGGAGTCGGGCTCGAGGCCAACGCGTACCTTCTAGAGTGCAAAAGGCCCCTCCTCATCGATGTGGGCACCGGCGCGAGGCTTGATGAGCTTCTCAGGGATCTGAGAGCGATTCTCGGGGACAGAAGGCTGGAGTTGCTCGCGCTGACCCACATGCACTTCGACCACACGGGTGGCGCGGCCTCCCTCCAGGAGGCTACTGGAGCGGAAGCCATCGCCCATCCCCCAGACTCTTCGGCGCTAGCCGACGGAGATGGGGAGATGACGTGCGCTTTCTGGCTCGGGGAGAGCCAGAGACCCATCCTGGTCAGAGAGGTGAGAGAGGGGGAGAAGATAGAGCTCGGGGACGCCACCCTCGAGGTCCTCCATACGCCGGGCCACTCGGCGGGCAGCATGGCCCTTTTCGACCGCCGGAGCCGCTCCCTTTTCTCCGGGGACACGGTCTTCACCGGCGGCGGCGTCGGTCGCTGCGACCTGCCAACAGGGAACGCTGGACAGTTGATCGCCTCGCTCGAGAGGCTCCTCTCGCTAGGGCTCAGGAACCTCTACCCGGGCCACGGGCCATGCGCAGAGGGAGACGGCAGCGCCCACATCGAGCTCGGGCTCAGAATGGCGAGGAGCTTATTCTGA
- a CDS encoding LSM domain-containing protein, protein MVMPHSVLEKSLNKRMSLLLKDSRCLDGKLVSFDENMNMVLEDTEETTPDGTVRRLGTVILRGNNVVTIALKE, encoded by the coding sequence ATGGTGATGCCTCACAGTGTCCTCGAGAAGTCCCTCAACAAGAGGATGAGCCTCCTACTCAAGGACAGCCGGTGTCTGGATGGGAAGCTCGTCTCGTTCGACGAGAACATGAACATGGTTCTCGAGGATACGGAAGAGACCACACCGGACGGGACCGTGAGGCGCTTAGGAACGGTGATTCTGCGAGGGAACAACGTCGTCACGATAGCGCTGAAAGAGTGA